The Petrotoga mobilis SJ95 genomic sequence GTATTTTGTTTGCTTGTTTTCAAAGTTTACATAGTTACTTCTCAGTTTCAGTGTCTCCAAATCTTTTATTCCCATCTTTTTATTAGTCCACTTGCATTCACCAAAGAGGATGTTGTCGTCGTTATATGCTACTATGTCTATATCATACGATAAGTTTTTTGAATAAGGGACCTTTCCCCAGCTTTTTCCTATATTATTAATGAGAAAACCAGGATAATTGGGTTTTTCTTTTAAAAATTGTATGCAGATATTTTCAAACTGATGGCCAATATGAGTGGGCAATTGTTGGTATATTTTTTCTAATGCGCTTTTAGGATTGAATTCTATTTCTGAAAGGTATCTACCCAAGAGGTTAAAGTAAAAGTCAAAAAATTCATCGTTTATAGAATATCTTGCGTTTCTTCTTTTTCTGTCTAATATGCTGTTTTCTTTTTTTAAAATCTCATAATTATTCACTAGTTCGTTTAAATATTTTGAAAGGGAAGTAGAAGGGATTTTTGAAATGTCTTCTATCTCCTTGAGAGTTTTATTGCCTCCCCCGATTGCTTCCAATATTGAAAAATAGGATCTATGTTCAGAACCAAATTCTAAAATTAAAATGTTTTTAGACTCTTCTTTGAAAGGTGAAAAATCGGCGATGAATAAGTCGTATATCTTGTTTTTTAAATTATCTTTGTCTTTAAAGCCCCACAAATATTTGGGAACACCACCTACAAGGCTATAGATTTCTAAAGCTTCTTCAGTGTCGTAACCAAAGTCGAATAACATCTCTAGTCCGCTTTTTAAGTTGAACTTTTTGAGATTAATAAAGTTATTCACTCTTCCAAATAAGGGCATTTTTTCTTCCATAAATATTTTTTTGATGAGTCCTGTGTATGAACCCAAAACCGTAAGCTTTGTGTTGTATTTTGTTTCATCCCAAGCATGTTGCAAAGAATAAAGTATATCGCTATTTACCAAAAAGAAATTTTGGAATTCATCAAAAATTATGTGATCAAATCTTTCAAAAAGATCCGTAAAAAGGTCGTACCAATTTGTGTAAATTGCCTTAGAAAAAAGACTACTCAGTTCTTTTAACAGTGCCTCTTCTCTTTTTACTTCAACAAAAAAATATAAAAAATTCTCACGATTTTCATAGGCTTTTTTAATGAGAGAAGTCTTTCCTATTCTTCTTCTTCCGTATAAAACCGTGAATCTTTTTTCTTCAGAGTTTAGGATTTTGGTAAGAG encodes the following:
- a CDS encoding ATP-binding protein; amino-acid sequence: MNFYDREKELEALTKILNSEEKRFTVLYGRRRIGKTSLIKKAYENRENFLYFFVEVKREEALLKELSSLFSKAIYTNWYDLFTDLFERFDHIIFDEFQNFFLVNSDILYSLQHAWDETKYNTKLTVLGSYTGLIKKIFMEEKMPLFGRVNNFINLKKFNLKSGLEMLFDFGYDTEEALEIYSLVGGVPKYLWGFKDKDNLKNKIYDLFIADFSPFKEESKNILILEFGSEHRSYFSILEAIGGGNKTLKEIEDISKIPSTSLSKYLNELVNNYEILKKENSILDRKRRNARYSINDEFFDFYFNLLGRYLSEIEFNPKSALEKIYQQLPTHIGHQFENICIQFLKEKPNYPGFLINNIGKSWGKVPYSKNLSYDIDIVAYNDDNILFGECKWTNKKMGIKDLETLKLRSNYVNFENKQTKYIFFSKSGFTPELLKFQTDDLFLLTPDKMVSELFKD